The Lolium perenne isolate Kyuss_39 chromosome 6, Kyuss_2.0, whole genome shotgun sequence genome segment cgaaacagcaaggttgtcaatctcaccggcttgctgtaacaaaggattagatgtatagtgtggatgatgattatttgcagaaaacagtagaacaaagattgcaagagattgtatttcagtaaagagaattggaccggggtccacagttcactagaggtgtctctcccataagataaacagcatgttgggtgaacaaattacagttgggcaattgacaaataaagagggcatgaccatgcacatacatattatgatgagtatagtgagatttaattgggcattacgacaaagtacatagaccgctatccagcatgcatctatgcctaaaaagtccaccttcaggttatcatccgaaccccctccagtattaagttgctaacaacagacaattgcattaagtattgcgcataatgtaatcagtaactacatcctcgaacatagcaccaatgttttatccctagtggcaacagcacatccataatcttagaggtttctgtcactcccccagattcacggagacatgaacccactatcgagcataaatactccctcttggagttacaagcatctacttggccagagcatctactagtaacggagagcatgcaagatcataaacaacacatagacataactttgataatcaacataacaagtattctctattcatcggatcccaacaaacacaacatatagaattacagatagatgatcttgatcatgttcggcagctcacaagacccgacaattaagcataatgaggagaagacaaccatctaactactgctatggacccatagtccaggggtagactactcacacatcactccggaggcgaccatggcggcgtagagtcctccgggagatgattcccctctccggcagggtgccggaggcgatctcctgaatcccccgagatgggattggcggcggcggcgtctctggaaggttttccgtatcgtggctctcggtactaggggtttcgcgacgaaggctatttgtaggcggaagggcaggtcaaggggcgtcacgaggggaccacactataggtcggcgcggccagggcttgggccgcgccgccctatggtttggccacctcgtggccccacttcgttgactcttcggtcttctggaagcttcgtggcaaaataggaccctgggcgttgatttcgtccaattccgagaatatttccttactaggatttctgaaaccaaaaacaacagaaaacagcaactggcacttcggcatcttgttaataggttagttccagaaaatgcacgaatatgacataaaatgtgcataaaacatgtagatatcatcaataatgtggcatggaacataagaaattatcgatacgtcggagacgtatcagaagttcacgcggaatcttgatgaggagccggatcctcttatcAATGGCATCGGCGGAGAGATTATCCTTTGTGGCGCGCACTgtgtcgtcgcgccctgtgtattggaACATCAAGCGGTCCCTGTATTGgatcggctggatccgcttggtgaaccaggacaaAGTCAGGTCCTTCCCTGTCAGCCCCTCCttcgtgagcttgcagatcctcCTAATGGCGTGAGTCAGCTGGGGCGATTCGGATAGGTGGGGGCAATGCGTCCATGCCGGaacctcggtggcggggcagttcttgaacggcggcaatttcctttcgctcgccgggtcggagacgtccttcaagtagaagaaacccccagaccagtaccgcgcggattcgtggcggtcggtatgagggtagacgcggccagggcggatcataaaggtgatggatccgcacgtCGCCAGCTCGGAGGACTGGCGGATTTTCTCCTTCTTAACGGAAAAGTAATACTGGAACAGGGAGAGCTCGGgaggtacccggagatggccctcgcagagggtgacgtggttgctgattgcaagcacgctgttcggagagatgttgtggggctggagcccatataccttcaggatttccgagaagaagtccgaaggcggaaatgagaagcctcgctccactagcgctttcgtcagcaccatctcgttgtcttGGGGGGCTGGAGCTAAGGCATTCGGAActgtcctccagcttccgggttgcaggaagccttcCCCCTCCAAGTTCTTCAGCTCGGTCTCGATGGTGGTGtagggccaccatttccctttggaTTCCGAGTCTCGCTGGCGGGCCTTGGACTTCTTGGCGGCGATTTCTTCCGCCTTCTTTTCTGCCTGCTCCGctccggaggttttctccgggagAGCTGAGGTGCCTTCAgtgtccttgccggaatccttagtGGGATCCAGCTGAACTGGGACGAAGGGAGGAGGGGCAGAGGAGAGTGGCGTCGCCATGATGGGTTCAGAGGTCGGTGGCGGAGTCGCGGAAGACATCTGAAGACAAAAAAGATCACGGAAAATCAAGACTTAGTCGGATCCACGTCTTCGTCCTAAGGATCATCCCTGCCAGCTACGGCGAAGGGTCGAAGCTCGGAGAACTTACCGTAATGGATTCCGCGGTGgttggagtcgccggcgacgaggttttcgtacggtggctcgccggagttaagaacacgatgaacaccacggtggtgaaatcgctccggtgatgctccggcgagttttccggcgggttccggcacggcggaggaggagctcgcggGCGGCGCTTCGTAGAGAGGTGAGAAAGGGGGTGAATGAGaagttagggttgacggtggatatttataggccggagggacgagattcgtgctctgcatcctgtggtcggaacgcaagcgtcgcaccattggatgcgtgacacgtgtccaaaaccctaaacggtaaaaatggctaaggataagttaccgcgcaaatcacgcgaaaatggcgccagaattggcggaaccgtttgagtcttttgagATTCCGGGTAATCGCGCAAGGATAAACAGCtctcattcgcaagcaggggagtaacccggaaacgtGTCTTGaaccgtcgatggatgaagtcccgcaggatgggaatATTTTCCGACTAAAGGTTGGGAAAGAAGGAAATAAGAagattggagttcttcaagtttctccgcgttaccaacattgccggagaccatgatgggctagcaaggcggaaacagcaggcgaaactcagagaactctgggggctactgttgtgggtatacttcatgggtgtaccatcgatagtgcctagatccggcgatcccgggtggcccacagatggtgatgtagcatgtggcccatcgggcggcccagttgctgttgatcctgacggatgaaGTCTGGCCCAGGCAGAGGGAGctggatccgaccgaccttgaggagtaacccggatccatgaaggcccagtaaggaacccggatccggtacgatatagatgggaaggcggatccttaacgtgcacggcaagatattgtaccgtagttaggcaacctgtatccggctaggactctccatgtaaaccctagatccgtgcgcctttataagccggatcccgggagccctagaggcacaaccacaactcattgtaacaacgcgaaagcgcccagataattccagacaagcagcagtaggccctgtcatcgtgcaggtgttccgaagctgggtaaatcgcgtaccaccgtcccgtgtgcactccgccctatggcccctacttcttctccccctcgtgaggatccctcctccgaggtaccgtcgattaggcaacgacatgcggggtggccttcggacacctccacaacaagaccaacaagtcccccaagcggaccaatgacgcgggctcgagtcaaagcgctacatgataaggtgaactcactcctcactacccttgatctcggtaccccattggatggactgctacctcaggccgatactctttgtgttatcagatacgaacctcgagagaaggacgccgcagcagacccgaagctggataaggaagaaggagaagaagagtgccagctgaaggacgcccctcagggccggcactgccggcctccaggcaccggcactgccggcctgctcaccccggcactgccggcctcaaaccgccggcactgccggcctgctcaccccggcactgccggcccctcctGCTGAAAGCGCGAAGGAGACCCAGACCGACACTGCCGGTCaaggaccagcggcactgccggctccaccggcactgccggcccaagcTCACCGGCACTACGggccccacccctgttgacttcatctcaaccgttgattcctcatctatggaccaggacaaTTTATGTAATAcctattttacccctgtacgaatctggacctataaatacctcaccccttcctccagattagggttagacttgaattaagcttaaacactactttgagctttgtctccctagggttagcatccctttgtaatcaaggcatccttgttgttgatatggacattgttgagtgagattctagtgcaagtcactctctctccctcaccaatctcttttctccaacaccaatctctcaccgggaattctgccgcgagcCTCTtctgggtgattctattggcgtggtccatcgagccacgggggtaagtatcgggtgtatcgggttggtgtgcgtgcgtgagtaccggtgttcctcgtgttcttcgtgttcctcgcgctctcccaccttttccccttggattttgggtcaaatcgcaagatcgggccaatccctagatctcagatctcatcaggtCATAGTGGgtgatgagtgcatttttagcatgtttttacACCGTTATTTCATTAAGATATCGTTGAGTAGTAATAGGATTTTTTATTCACCGCGCTGCCGCGCCTTTTTATGCTTGTCTACAAAGGATCTTGAAATAATAAGGCAATAATGAAATATCAATAAAAAATGCTATTTTTCCTGGCATTTTGACTTGATAAAAAATTATTTTAGCACTTAATTATACAACTGGGCGAAAAGAGGATGCGAGGACAACTTTCAGTAAGTTTAGCGGGCATCGGTACGGGGAGAGCTCGCccgtaccgtccgcccgtacGGTGTGTCAAGAGCACCGCCTCGTCAAATACTTTCATTTCACGCAGACGGCAGAGAGATCTAAGACACACAACTCCGCAAAACAGAGAAACACCGTTCCAAATCAGATCTAGAGAAAGAACTTTGGAGAAGACAACATCCGGGCTGCTACGTGGATCCTCGGAGGACAAAGCATCATCCCCTTCATCATCAACCGATGCATCACCAATACCATTCACCTCCAACTATAGTTGTAATCTTGATTGCTATTGTGGATTTGTGTTCGAATTCACTCCATTCCTTTCATCCCCTCCATATGATTACGATGATATTCTTGATTGCTTTCATGTGTTAGTAGTCCCTttagttcttggggagatggagaaaccctagtgAGAGCTTTTTCGAGGTTATGTCGAGAAAGATAATTGTATCGTCCGCGTACTGCAAAATGGAGATACCTCCAACCACCAGGTGCCGAATCAAACCATCTACTTAATCATCTTCCTTAGCCCTTGTAATTAAAATGGCAAGCATATCCGCAGCGAGGTTAAATAACAAAGGTGACAACGGATCACCTTGTCGTAACCCTTTCCTGGTTTGGATATAATGACCTATTGCATATGATATTCACATGCACCAACTTTTGAAGTTTATCAAACATTTGCATACTAAGAATCAATAACCTTTTTCAATCCATGCTTTGCACCATGCTGCTGCTAGTCATGTAAGAAGAACTGGAATCTGAAACGAAAGAGATAATCGTTCCTTTACCACCAACACCTGCATTTATTGACAAACATGTTCCCTGCTAGAAACTACTACTGATATTTTTTTAATCTGAGTTCACAAGTTCTCGACCAACATAAACGTCAACAAGAAGATCAGGATCGTCTAAAATATCCTCCTTACCAAATGGTGGAAAATTGCAGAATGCCAAGCAATCATCCGTCACTGGCTAGCGTGAATGTGAGGAGAACAAACAAGAGGGTGAATATAATCATAGATGCAGCAAAAGACAAGATTACGCGCCGCGAGAAAGCTTTCTTTGCTTGTCCAGCCAGCTCAACTTCATTTAGCAAGCCCCTTATTTCATCAATGTCTGAGTCTTTTGCAGCACGAAATAACTTGTTCTGTATCTCGTCAAGTTTGGCAAGTCTTCTGGCCCGGTCTGAATCCCACGTGGAACAGATGAACCCAGTCATCCTCCACAAGAGGATTCCAACATAGATTGCTACAATGCAGTCGACGCTATAATGGTGGCGCTCTCGTATCTCCCTCTGGGCACTGTGCAGGACTAGGAACCATATCAGAACAGATATCCAGCCCCCGTACGCTTCCTGCGAGTGCAACATGACAGTGTTAAGTTGGAATATTGTCCCttttccttttcttcttctttctcgAGTACAGATGGACATATGTTCAAGGATTAACTGATAAGAAAGAAATTAAGAAAAAAAAAGTTATCCAAATGAAGATGGACTCTCATATTGAAGAGAGGAAGATACACAACATCAAGCTGGAGTCTTCAAGACAGCAGTTTTCACCACAAGCCATAACATACTGAAGTGTGCCGAGAAATGATCAATGGCCTAATTTTACATGGACTCGGATATAACTAGAGGCACATGCTGTAGAATCACCTCAAAGGCTAAGCAGAACAACATATTATGAAAAACTGTATAGCAAGAATGAGTGCATTTCTGTTCATTGGCTGTGACATAACATGTTTGAAAATAGGGTAACCATGGCGAGTCACTTTTATATTATTTTCAGCAGAAGATACAATAGTGTAAAAATGGCAATTTTAGTTCTGTCACGATGGATGGGAAGATGACAATATAGCATACCGTCCATGCCATAGCAGTCAGGACAGCAACAAGAACGTGCCCACTATACATAAGATCACTGCAACCACCACTGGCTTTCTTCAGCAAATGATACCATGAAGGTCCGTCTCCAGCGGTTGGCCTCAAAATGTCTATTAGGAAGCTCATATGTCCCCATTCAGGTCTATACTCAACAGTATAATCTTGAACAGTGGCTGTAATGAGAAAATGATCATAAGCAGTTAGCACAAGTCAATCAAAGTAGTCATATCATGAAGTATCATAAGTTCGATGTCTAACCATATGGCATATCCGACAGTATGACCCTGCGGATCGCACGTGGATCAGAAGCATATGGAGCATAGTACTTCTGTGCCCAAGCATGAGGATGCTCAGGTATTCGATACCGGGATTCAGCACACCAAGGCCTTGGGGATGGGAGAATCGTAGCAAGGAATGTTATGGTCCGCAGAAAACGTCCAACTGCCATAGTGAACATGTACCTTGTGGCTATTCCAAGCCCAGGACCTTTGATGCAGTCAAAAAGTGCGGAGAATCCCAACATGATAAACAACAtcaaataatgatgtaaagtgatAATGCGAGCTCTCAATAGACCAACCACAGCTTGAGGAAGCCTCTCATTCAGTGCTAGAAGCAACCACTGACCAGTATCCGG includes the following:
- the LOC127334559 gene encoding protein PHLOEM UNLOADING MODULATOR, which encodes MSKPKPEMSMPPPRPAACRRSLAVGGLGLAAAAYVGVDHLSHMSPSLHGWLQPALWATLALATAARAPFYRRWDAEIRAAPKFLAAMIFMLAALLCEAVSVRFVSAVLGLQWHRSTAPLPDTGQWLLLALNERLPQAVVGLLRARIITLHHYLMLFIMLGFSALFDCIKGPGLGIATRYMFTMAVGRFLRTITFLATILPSPRPWCAESRYRIPEHPHAWAQKYYAPYASDPRAIRRVILSDMPYATVQDYTVEYRPEWGHMSFLIDILRPTAGDGPSWYHLLKKASGGCSDLMYSGHVLVAVLTAMAWTEAYGGWISVLIWFLVLHSAQREIRERHHYSVDCIVAIYVGILLWRMTGFICSTWDSDRARRLAKLDEIQNKLFRAAKDSDIDEIRGLLNEVELAGQAKKAFSRRVILSFAASMIIFTLLFVLLTFTLASDG